From Toxorhynchites rutilus septentrionalis strain SRP chromosome 2, ASM2978413v1, whole genome shotgun sequence, a single genomic window includes:
- the LOC129765520 gene encoding ATP-dependent RNA helicase DDX54-like → MDTEDPNIVPGFSVENVDIDFDDDGAAKKGKKKKGGGFQAMGLSMPVLKAILKMGYKMPTPIQRKAIPLIMEGRDVVAMAKTGSGKTACFLIPLFEKLKQREIKNGARALILTPTRELAIQTFKFIKQLGKFLDLKAILVLGGDSMDSQFAAIHTLPDIIVATPGRFLHLCVEMDLKLTSIQYCVFDEADRLFEMGFEEQLTDTLRRLPEARQMVLFSATLPKLMVEFAKAGLREPTLIRLDVEIKIPETLDFRFIYCRPDERYATLLVLLREVIPKNKQIVLFAGTQHHVELISLILTKAGIPNTYVFSSLDASARKINTAKFTMKKVNVLVVTDIAARGLDIPTLDYVVNVHFPGKPKLFIHRVGRCARAGRHGTAFNIFSNDDIAHMIDLNMFLSRPLDVHDSQTIGLAPPDLVEAEHQLVLDYVKHNDLATIFRVSNKAYKQYIATRPSASASSNKKAKLFKLGEMKVLEDFKKSPEKDPVVEQKVVKKATKKAKKMLESKKQPSEDPNDFRNNFLAQMKNFRPQTTIFELNPKSNSKELLVMAAKRGKDGIKIEKHKRKLEELEMEEQKKAIASMQEEKPLPKKKKQNPIKDEQHYISYQAKDQVEENGYSVNNFANEANSAELSVIGDTAADQKFHQRLQKWDRKKKKMVNVENPKAGKIRTEHGVWIAASYKTGRYDKWKERTKTDEQTGRQQQDSDGSDDESALPVQKRDYPHTHWGRHNAKMDLKKRHDLDLKSADQIVKQRMQKETKLMKEKAARMKNLQRKKKALSRRKASGKK, encoded by the exons ATGGACACTGAAGATCCGAATATAGTGCCAGGGTTTTCGGTTGAAAACGTAGACATTGATTTCGACGATGATGGAGCGGCGAAGAAGGGCAAGAAAAAGAAAGGAGGTGGATTCCAGGCCATGGGTCTCAGTATGCCGGTTCTGAAGGCAATCCTGAAGATGGGTTACAAAATGCCAACACCAATTCAGCGCAAAGCAATTCCACTGATTATGGAAGGACGCGATGTGGTGGCCATGGCAAAAACTGGCTCCGGTAAGACCGCTTGCTTCCTTATTCCGCTGTTCGAAAAATTAAAGCAACGGGAAATTAAAAACGGTGCGAGGGCACTTATCCTGACACCTACGAGGGAGTTGGCCATACAGACGTTCAAATTCATCAAACAGCTGGGCAAGTTCTTGGATTTGAAGGCAATTCTGGTGCTGGGCGGTGATTCGATGGATTCACAGTTCGCAGCGATCCACACTTTACCCGACATAATTGTAGCCACTCCTGGCCGCTTCCTCCATCTCTGCGTTGAGATGGATCTAAAGTTGACATCCATTCAATATTGTGTGTTCGATGAAGCGGATCGGTTGTTTGAGATGGGATTCGAAGAGCAGTTGACGGATACGCTGCGTAGACTTCCGGAGGCCAGGCAAATGGTGCTGTTCAGCGCAACACTACCCAAGCTGATGGTGGAGTTTGCGAAGGCTGGTTTGCGAGAGCCAACGTTGATTCGACTGGATGTTGAAATCAAAATTCCGGAGACATTAGATTTTAGGTTCATCTACTGTAGACCGGATGAGCGCTATGCCACGCTGTTGGTTTTGTTGAGAGAGGTGATTCCGAAGAATAAGCAGATTGTTCTGTTTGCTGGTACCCAACATCACGTGGAGCTGATTTCATTG ATTCTCACAAAGGCAGGAATTCCGAACACGTATGTGTTCTCAAGTCTTGATGCTTCTGCGCGCAAAATTAACACTGCCAAGTTTACAATGAAAAAAGTCAACGTATTGGTGGTGACAGATATTGCAGCCCGCGGGTTGGACATTCCTACGCTGGATTACGTAGTTAATGTTCACTTTCCGGGAAAGCCTAAACTATTCATCCATCGAGTTGGACGATGTGCCCGCGCTGGACGACACGGAACCGCGTTCAATATATTCTCCAACGATGACATTGCTCACATGATAGATTTGAATATGTTTCTCTCTCGTCCGCTGGATGTGCACGACAGTCAAACGATTGGATTGGCTCCGCCGGATTTGGTGGAAGCGGAACATCAGCTCGTGCTGGATTACGTCAAGCACAATGATCTTGCAACGATCTTTCGAGTCAGCAACAAAGCCTACAAACAGTACATAGCCACACGACCGTCGGCATCGGCCAGCTCAAACAAGAAGGCGAAACTTTTCAAACTGGGAGAGATGAAAGTGTTGGAGGACTTCAAGAAATCCCCGGAAAAGGATCCTGTTGTCGAGCAGAAGGTAGTGAAGAAGGCCACCAAAAAGGCGAAGAAAATGTTGGAATCAAAA AAACAACCTTCCGAGGATCCGAATGATTTCAGAAACAACTTTTTGGCTCAAATGAAAAACTTTCGTCCGCAGACAACCATTTTTGAGCTGAATCCAAAATCCAATTCAAAGGAGCTGTTGGTTATGGCTGCAAAACGAGGGAAAGATGGCATCAAAATTGAAAAGCACAAGCGCAAATTGGAAGAGCTGGAAATGGAAGAGCAGAAAAAGGCCATAGCCAGCATGCAGGAGGAAAAACCTCTGCCGAAAAAGAAAAAGCAAAACCCAATCAAAGATGAGCAGCACTACATCTCGTACCAAGCGAAGGATCAAGTCGAAGAGAACGGCTATTCGGTGAACAATTTTGCCAACGAAGCGAATTCGGCGGAACTATCCGTGATCGGTGATACGGCTGCCGATCAAAAGTTCCACCAGCGGCTGCAGAAGTGGGACCGCAAAAAGAAGAAGATGGTCAACGTTGAGAACCCGAAAGCTGGCAAAATTCGAACGGAACATGGGGTGTGGATTGCGGCGTCTTACAAGACCGGAAGATACGACAAATGGAAGGAGCGCACGAAGACGGATGAGCAGACCGGGCGACAGCAGCAAGACAGCGATGGCAGTGACGATGAGAGTGCTCTGCCGGTTCAGAAACGAGACTATCCGCATACCCACTGGGGACGGCACAATGCGAAGATGGATCTGAAGAAGAGACATGATTTGGACCTGAAATCGGCGGATCAAATCGTGAAGCAGCGAATGCAAAAGGAAACAAAGTTGATGAAGGAAAAGGCGGCGAGAATGAAAAACTTGCAACGCAAGAAGAAAGCACTTAGTCGTCGCAAAGCCAGTGGGAAAAAgtga